The following nucleotide sequence is from Coffea eugenioides isolate CCC68of chromosome 3, Ceug_1.0, whole genome shotgun sequence.
TTTCAACATTTGGCTGCTAATATGTCTCACAACCTACTTGACATTAATGTGTTTTCATGTGTATAGTTTCATCTAATCACCATCTTAGTTCAATTAATTAATGTGTTGCTACAACATTCGCATCTTAACTTGGCTAGCTATACTTGCATGACCTCACAAATTGGATTTAAATACTTGAGGATTTGTACGGCAttggtgtatatatatgtatgtggaCTAAGTTAGCATGATGTGCTTTCTCCACTAATGCATCCTAACACTCAAATATCTCATATATAATAGCAAGGCACGGCCAGAACCCATCGCCCATCATAATATAAAAAGATATTTTTAGGGGAAGAAAAGGATAAAAGATGATGATTGAAGCAGACAAAAAccgaaaattagggtttttctttttctttagaaACTTGTGCAAGCAAATCAAATCTTGGttggagaaagagagagagaataagATGGGGAGGGCGTGTAGTGGAaattaggggtgcaaacgagtcgaATCGAATCGAATTTTGACCTAATCGAGTCGATCCTcaatttagttttataaaactcgaactcgaacttgaATTCGTGCTCAAAATGTAAAGTTCGATCTTGAGCTcgattcaaattcaagtcgagctcgagtctaaaaaagtcaaaaaataattattttatattttaaaaataaataaaataattatttttcttaacaaataataaaatattatggatatatttgtaattttactattaaaataaataatatatatataatcgagcCAACTCGCAAGTTAACGACTTTAATATCTTTAAGTTCAAGTTTGATTCGAATTCGATGTTGACCGAACTCAAGTCGAGTTTGGATTTGAGTTGCTCGTGAGCtgttcgattcgtttgcagccctagtgaGAACCATCATTCATATTCTCTTCTCTTACTCTTAAAAGATAAACGGCGTGCCAAGTCAGGCGCAGTCATCATTTCGTCTCCATATTTGACCACCAACAAAAACATCAATCTTTGGCATGtcaacaaggaaaaaaaaagatttcaaAACCACCATGAATATAACAACACTTTGCGGATTATTGAATTTCACATCaaaaaacgaaaggaaaaaatgaggaaaaaaagTTCGAGCTGCCTTATGTTATTATTAAGTGTAACGTGAAATATATTCTTAAGGGTGCATCTTGCGTTGCGATTATTGATAATTGCAGCATTCATACTCGGACACTTAATTGATAATTGAACCATATACAACCACTATTATGGTACCATTGCGGTTTTCTGGTTTTGCCCGTTTGTCAGTTGATGATCTGCCTCATGTCACCAAATTTTATTTTGTGGGACTAACAAGGAAGCCTAAAGGGACTCTTCAGACAAGAAGACTGTTAACATACAACAGCAAGAGAAGTCGAGGGTTGAGTGGACACATAAGAAGGGGCAGGTGCCAAGGTGGTAGGGGTATGATTTTACTATTAGGTTGAGAAATCTAATGAAGTGGTTGTCTTCAATggtactttaaaaaaaaaaaaaaaaaaaaaaacagacagAGAGAGACAATCTTCATGGGTTTTCGCAACTGATATCAAAGAAAAagattaaagtgaaaagaccaTCTTGCGAGATTTCTAAAGTTGATGATTCCTCGCGTGGCTTCTCTTTTTTGTCAATGAATCATGTATTGCATTGCATCAGACATTATTCTCCATGATGACTCTTGTTTGTCTATTTGAAAATACACTcactaaaattcttttttttttttttgtcaaaacacTAAAATTCTTATGAACTCATCTAGAATCCACAATATCTTACTCTCTTCATCAATATATAGATAGTCTATATGCTCGTACGCACGTACATAATCTTGCATGGCACTGAAGacaatttcttgaatttcaaaaagaaatttttttttcttgttaaaATAATGCTCGTTTAATAATTTAACTGGCATAATGGGTTAATACTCAACCACAAATTTCAACATTTGGCTGCCAATATGTCTCACTACCTACTTGACAATGTGATTTCATGTGTATAGTTTCATCTAATCACCATCTTAGTTCAATTAATTAATGTGTTGCTACAACATTCGCATCTTAACTTGGCTAGCTATGCCTGCATGACCTCACAAATTGGATTTAAATACTTTAGGATTTGCATGGCAttggtgtatatatatgtatgtggaCTAAGTTAGCATGATGGTGCTTTCTCCACTGATGCATCCTAACACTCATATATCTCATATATAATAGCAATGCACAGCCAGAACCCATCGCCCATCATCATATAAAAAGATATTTTTAGGGGAAGAGAAGGATAAACGATGATGATTGAAGGTGGCAAAAATCGAAATTTGGGGTTATTCTTTTTCTTCAGAAACTTGTGCAAGCAAATCAAATCTTGATTGGAGAAAGAGAGAGCGAATAAGATGGGGAGACCGTACAGTGGGAACCATCATTCATATTTTCTTCTGTTGCTTTTAAAAGATAAACGATGTGTCAAGTCAGGCGCAGTCATCATTTCATCTCCATATTTCACCACCAATAGAAACATCAATCTTTGGCAtgtcaagaagaaaaaaaaaggatttcaAAACCACCATGAACATAACAGCACTTCGCTGATTATTGAATTTcacaacaaaaaacaaaaaaggaaaaaatatgtTGAGGAAAAAAAGTTCGAGCTGCCTTATGTTATTTTTAAGTGTAACGTGAAATATATCGTTAAGGGTGCATCTTGCGTTGCAATTCTTGAATATAAATTGTAGTATTCATACTCGGACACTTAATTGATAATTGAACCATATACAACCACTTTTTGTAGATGATCTGCCTCATGTCACCAAATTTTGTTTTGTGGGACTTTCGAGAAAGCCTAAGGGACTCTTCAGACAAGAAGACTGTTGACATACAACAGCAAGAGGGACCAATAGGCATGGCTTACATGTTGTACCTTTTGTGATGTCGAAGTTGCATCAGCATGATGTGCCTGTGCCCTCCAAATTTCAATGGAGAAGCAGGCTACAAAATAAGCAATTATGAGGCTTCGAAAATGGGGGGTTTTTGGTAGACTTTCATGCATCTGCAGCCAAACTGTGAATGCAGATGATTACCTTGGTAGGATTTGGGGATGGTAGTGATAATGGATTCATCCGACTTTCGGGTTGGGAAGTTATGATGGCTCCCAAAGGCCCCAGTTGCTGATTCTCCTGGcttcttattattattgttattgaaATTCCTACTTTTTTTCCAAGCTCAAAGGACTTTTGATAGATTTGTCAAACCATATTCCCGTGAGAATGACAActcttgaaaattgaaattccTACTCTATTACGTATTTTAAATACCTaatgggggggggggggtttatCACAAATTGTGCATAGCTTCCAGAGTAGTTTATTAATCACTtcaattaattcattttaaagaAGTTAAACATATGAGAAGCTTTTATATGTCCAATGGATGGTGATCTATTCCCCATTTTATGTTATACTTTCAAATTGATGAAGTAAAAACCAAAATGTTGACATTCTAATaccaaaacaaagaaacaaaaagaaaaatagaaaagccTCACTCACTTGACCTGTGTCATATTCGATTTCGATAAGTTGGACCAGGACACTTACCATTAGGCATTGGCCAAACCAATGATTTTAATTTGTTATGCGTTAGCAAAGTATGCAGTGAAATTGCCTAAAAAAGAAGTAAAGTTAGCACAGCAAAAATATCCCCCATACAATCTTTTTCATCCTCCTCTGAGTATTGCGGTCACTGACAACGTTTTTTTTATCAGACAGACAGACAAACAAACAAATGCTTCATCACGGGTACCTTGAAATTACTCTTCCAACTAGCTTGGCGGTGCGTGAAGCAGAAATATACCCATttcatcatctttttttttgggccaaTCAGCATTATaatcgaaaaagaaaaaaggaaccAAAGTTCTTATTTGAACAGGAATGCATGCCTGCCTTGGGGACCAGCTACGTTATCCTCCACTTATCAAAAGCTTCACCCAACTTTCATACTGACCAATCAGGTTTCTTGCTGTGACTTGAACTCAGTTttattatccaaaaaaaatccaATTGGAAGAGCTAAAGTTGAGTTCCTGATGATCTTTTGTCGCATTATTCTTCtcaacttggtccccaaagGATGtgggaaatggaaaaaaaataaaaataaaattgaccCATCATTCCTTTTCTTTGGTTTGTGTCGGGTTTCTGAGTTTGCTGTTGGTTACAGTCATCATTGGACAGCTTAATGTACCATGTCGTCAAAAGCATATAAAAATTTGTTGTATAGACAATGAATTGTACATTTAaaaaaggtgaaaatattttaccaAGATTTTTAACATATAGTCATGAATCGCTGAGAGTTCTATTGGAATGAATTAGGAGGGTCTATTTacattttccttttcattttttagcaGGTTGTCTGTTGATTTTGAACTAGAAAAGTTGATCAAATCATTACTATATCAAAAGTATGAAGGTTGGTATTAGGGAGTGCAAGTACAAGTACttttttatcttagtttttgtCATTCCTAAATTACCCCCATGttttttaattagaattattgcattttaatgtaacactaattaaaagaaataaaaaaaactccaattgattacatttaaatagtattggtaattataattaaaaattgctCATTAAAAACTATTTACCTATCCTTGGACTCCATCTCCAATTATTATACgtatcaaaattttttaattgaagcaaaaaatATTGTGCTCATATGAAAAAAGTAGATTTGTCGCATTGGATAGTGctaaaaatatgaataaaagaaaagaaaaatagaaaaactccaACTATCTCTATctataaaattttaattgcTAGAATGTAcaagccaaaaataaaaaagcttTATGTGGTGAATCATTTATACTccattattgacaaaaatagaattaacataatacaaagaattcaaattacatgtatatttatttttcttaacttacttatatttttcgtTTATAAAAATTATGATAATTGTGGTTTATATGGAATAGAATCATGAGTATACaataattttgataaaacatGATATTATCAATATTTGATATGTTAGTGTTCAAGATATAAATCAAAAAGTATTTGGTCcatgatttcaaattcaattataAGGGATATGTCAACTATATTGAAATATTTTGTCTCTtttcattttataaaatttctaaaaataactaatttaaaaagataaataacataaaaatattatattatgatgttgatgatcaaaatttcataaaaaaatatttagtaTCTAAAgaataatatattttaagatATTACAATCACGTGCAAAGCACGCAAACTATTACTAGTTAACTAAAATGTTTGTTTGGAAGaggaggggaaaaaaaggaaaaaaaaaaaaaaagacaattgCTGGATTTATAGACATACCAACATCAATAATTGACTTCTGAGAAATGGAACACTTAGTGTGCCACTATAAATCTGGCACCATAACTTTTCTCTGAAGCAAGCTGTATGTTATACAACAAATATGCCAATGGCTCGGGAAACTTTACATCAGGCGCACAATTCCTCACGTCCCGGCAGACTTGCAAACATCAAAACCACTCATATTACAAGCACCTCACCATCCAGAAAACAAATCTCAATCTCATTACAAAAATGTACAACAAATAAATATAAGATGATAATAACCTTTATGTCACTCGTCTTTTTCTAACCTATGTAGCTGAATAAAGCACTCGCAGAAAAAATTCATGCTGACAGGAAATAGCACTGAATAAGAAAAATCCTCCTGAATGGCTAACTAGCAAAACATGAGCTCAGGATTCACTTGCTGTGCAGAGTGCGTTGATATATACAGTTCATACAAGACCATATTCTTGTGGTCATCTCTTCCGCGCTGATGACCCTTTTGACACGGCCTTCATATTCTGTGAATCCTTAAAGCAGCCAAAGTGCAcaatggtcttaccatttggaAAGACTGCAAAGACACTAGTCCCTATTTTCTTGTGGCAAAGAGAACACATGCTGTCACCAGTTATCTTCACAGCTGTCTTCCTTTGCTCGTAGAGCTCATCTTTCACCTAACTCACAGCATGAATTACTTAATAAAGCACTGAATTATGAGCAAATCAAAGATAAGTTCAGTGTCTTTCTGAGCAAATGAAAACCATATTGTCTTCATAATACATAATAGCCAATAACAGCTGTACTACAGGACTAATCTCTGTTGAACAAACATACCTGTAGGTTTTCACTCTCTCTTAGACTCTTGATCACCGAAAAATTTCTATATGCTTCACTTGATTTTCTGAGAAGAGGTCCGAGAAAAGGAAGCAAGTTCTGCAATTCCACGAACAAATTTAGACACTAACATTACAAAAGCTAGCACACAAGAGAGATATTTATAGACAGTTTTTTGCATTGAGCCCCATAACATTCAGATGCAAAAGATATCCAATTAAACAAACAAATCTTCAACTGATTCATGCCCTACAGAGAGTGCGATACACGAAGTTACAAATTTTACAACCATGCCATGGCTTGCCCTTTATATGTGAAATGCCAACAGGATAAAGACGTGCCTTGCAGAAAAAGCATAGTTCCCACAAAAGATAAGCCTAGAAACTAGGGATTCTGCACCCACTTTCTAAGTTTCTTCTTGTTTCCTGTCTTAATGGCAGGTGGTCTGATGGTCGAGCGGAATGGATTGTGTTCTTTCTACTTGGTAACTCTGTTTACAGCTTGATATATCTAATAGATTAAATGCCTAGCATGAGGTGTCCTTCCAATGAAATTAAGCAgcagaaaatgcatttttgtccATAATTAGCAGCAGAACTTTATTTTGAAAATGAGCAGCAACCTAGTTTATATGATTCAACAGATTCAAGCTGAATAATGTAATTAAGAAATCATGCATTAAAAATATGCTGGTGAGATCTCTAAAGTTTAATGTCCAGGGGATAGTGGAAAATCTCCAGCCATCTACAAACTGCCTAGTGCCTAGAAAATACAGAACTTGCATAAGCTGCAGGTGCTGCCACTTTTGTTCATTCCTTCCTTCTAAGTTTGCTTTGAGGAAAGTAATACTCATTGAAACAAGAACTACAACCTTCATCACATTTGTAAAGAAGAATGTCATACACACACTAACTTAAGGTACTCTACAGCAGAAGCTGTTACCTGTAGCTTAGTCTCCTTGGGCAGCAATTTTAAAGCCTGTCCTCCATGCATTCGATCCCACCTTCGGCTCAACAGATCAAGGACCTGATCTAGCATGATAGTAGAAGCTCCTTCTTCAACTGCATCATCTGCATCACCATCACTCCTTCCACTGTCAGTGCTGCTAGGGCTGATTCGGCTGTCCTCAGCACCCTCAATCGCTGCAATTTTTTTAGATGCTCGTCCTTTTGTTTTAGCCAAAGGCCCAGGTCCAATCTTTGGAATACCAGGGCTCTGAGACACTACCAAATTACTGATTCTCTTTTCGAAGTTTTTTATTGTCTTCTGTGGATTCAGATAGATTTGCAGTAAAGTAAGGTATATGCCATAAGGCTTTCCTGATTGTTGATTGAGTCCAGATTCATACACCCGATCACAATAAGCCAATGCCAACTCAGGAACATGCAGCTACAAtaacaattttgagaaaataagaaagaGGGAATGAAGAGGGATATGACAAAATGAAAGTTTATAAAGTTACATAATTCAATCGGCTCTTAAAGAACCCAACACTCACATGCTGCACTACATGAACCAAGTTGTCTTGCTAAATACGGTGAAAACATGCATAAGCACCTCagtttttggcaaaaaaaaaagaaagcagaaTTGAATAGGTTATTAGTCCAAACTCACAAAGCCAATAAACCAGTTAATTCCAGTTCATGAAACCAGAAACTAAAATTGTTGCTTAATAAGCTACAGGAAGGCAGGCTTGTTCAGGGTTTTGTCTAGACAATTACTACCTTTGAGGCCTCAATTGAATGCTCCAAACTAGTCAGCACACTATTAGGTCAGAAGAACGGATAAGCAGACCATCAGGTCTAAAGGTCACAAGGCGAGAGAGTATACTACAGCTTTTCTACATGGATAATTGGATGACTAAAATTATAAGCTGGCTAGGGAAAGAAATAACGGTTGGAGACAAATAATGGAATAAATATTTAGTAATGAATGTAAATGTAACTCATGAAGTACCTTATGAACATAAATAGACAGTGCAAGTTCATGTTGATTCATTTTTCCCAGAAGGATGGCACGCTCTTCATTCAATGCATCTGGTGGGAGTCGCTTTAACAATACCTCGGGATTATATCCAGAGATGTTCTCCAAGGCAGACAACAACTTCTTCCTCCGAGGGGTGTATGATTTCTCATCCCACTTTCCTTGAGCATTAAGATCCGCATACCAATCAAGCACTTCCGAAAGATAAATTTGCACCTAACAAATATGATACTAGGCATATTAGTTAATAGTGTAAAAGCAGACATTTATCAATAAACTCAGGCATTGCTTTGCTAACATAAGATGGTAGTAGCATTTACTGCAGTTAGTAAGATTATGGATTCTTGTCAATAGGTCCACACCCAActattcaagaaaaaaaaaatccaaacgCATTGATCAATAGGGCAACTCTGCCTAGGAAACATCTGTATTTGTTATCATTGTTGGTGAGATACAAGCCACACCACTCCAGCGTGATGTGCCTGATCAGCACTAAACCACATAAATTAATTACCCAAAGTGAGGCTGGGGCAATTAGATCGACTAGCTCATCAATTGAAGATACTTATAAAGACATACTTTTCAAGAAATCCAAAAATTGATTTACCATTTCATTCTGAAGACTTCCAGAGATTCCATTTTCATTCATTGCAAGCATGTGTTCCAAATATGTCGCCTGCATGTCTGGAGCATGCTGCTTTAAGTAAGAGTTAACCAAGTCAGCAGGAATATTTCCAGACAAGAAGAGGTCAATAGTTTGTGCCGGACAACTTTCAAGAACTAGCATTGAGAACTCCAGAACAAGCATTGGTTCAGTTCCACAAAGAGGCTGCAATAGAAAGTTCCACAAGTATTAATTTAATTCAGTTCCAGAGTAGGCGCATGAGATATCAAATAATATTTGTTTCTTAGAACTTCCATAATAAAGTTCAGCACATCTACGTCATACCAATAAAGGAATATAGTATAGCAAATTATACTAGTTTGTATGTAATGATTGGAGGAAAAGATTGATGGGTAAAAATCATATAAAGTTTAAATGTTCAAGGCTTCAAATGAAAAGTTAGGATCCAATCTAATAACTACAAACATTTGACGAATCAGAATCTTCTATTGATAACAGTAAAAGAAAACACAATCAAACAGATATTTAAGTTTCATTTGGGTTTGGCAACTATGCTTTCTATGTGGTCATCTAAAACATTAGAATTGGATATGCAGAGCAAATTGTAAATTTAAATGCTGAACTTAGAAATAATTTGACATCAAGattgaaagaaacaaataacAGTGTGAAGCCATTAGTTAAACTTACTTTAAGATAATCTATAATCATCTCAGGCTTGAACTTTTGGGACAGTTCCATCCGCGGTTGCTCTGACTTCGATTCTTCAACTAATTGATGAAGGAGTTTAAGAGCCTCACGATGCATAGCGTTCCTTTTGTAAAGTTCTAACAAACCAACATACTGATTCCATTTCTGCAAAAACTCCTCACAAATTTTTACATCACAGTAGTTGAGACCTTTTAATAATTCCACAGCCGATGAAGACTGTCCCGTTAAAATCAGAGCTTGAAGCAGCGCAGTATCCAGTATTGCTGCCAAATCTCTAGCAACTGAGCTGATGGGGACATTACCTCTGCCCTAAGAGGTCAAAGAAGTTAGAATTACAGCGCGAtatttttcctcttttgatGTTGTGGCCCAGCATAGGTTCATAACTATTTTGACTAACACAAAGCAATCGACAAGATGCTATTAAGTATTGTATATAGGGAGATAAAAGCTACACTTGTAGGAGTCACCAAGAATTAAAGGAAATATTTAAAGATACAAAGTAACACTTTCAATTTTCTACGTCATAACTGTTCTCCAAGGTCTACAATACATGGGCTTCTTAGGTGAATAATAGAATTCTAAGTTTGTCTTACATTCTATATACTGTAGCAAACACAATATGTTTTTGATCTAAAATCTCAAATTCACAAACAATTATTTCCTTAATTTTTAGCCACTCAAAAGAGAGATAGTTGCAATATCCTATGCCTCTAAAATTTAACTAcataaaagagaaaatttgtaaaatttcaaAGAATTTGAACTCCATAACAttgaatttttttctaaaatcacATAACAGGATATGCTTTATGCTGCATATCATGTACAATGCTTCCAATTGTGATTCTAGGAAATATTTGGCCATTTTAAAGGTGATGAAAGCTTATAGGTCCACAATAGAATGGGACTTTCGCATTACTCTTAGTTTTGGATGGCTGAGAAACTAAAATTATCAAACCATATCCTGTCATTTCATCACCCTTTGCAACACTTCAAAAGGGCCCTACAAAGCACAGACTTGCTCTAAACACTTCCATAAGTGAGCTTGTAGTAATACAAGTTCTGGTTGATCAAAGATTGCACGTATGCTTTTTACACAGAAAGTTGAAAATTCTTAGCACTACATAAGCCACAGATGAAACTCTGACTGCAAGTCTGATTAATGTATTCATAGAAGATAAAGCAAAAGCTTACTTTGCTTGCTTTTTTAGCCCGAGTACTTCCATAAGAAATGAAGTTGCTTCCAACTGCATCTAATACCACCTCCTCAGTTCCCTCAGCTGCAGCTTTTTCTATAATACTATACCTCTTTTTCTGCAAAAACTTAATAAGAGCCATGAGAGTATTGTGGCTTATTTTCTTGGATTCTATATCAGCATTCTCATCAGACTCCAGCAAATGAGAAGGTGGAGAATCCATATCATCCGACATGCCAGAAGAACCTCTTGAGAGATACGAGGCATCTCCGGTAACATCAAGAAACTTCTCTGGCTCAGGGATTAGGGATGATTTTGGAAGAACAACATATGGATACAAAGAAAGCACATGAGTAATTTCCACTTGAGAAGCTAGGAAGTGTTCCATGGCCTCCTCATAGCACCCATTCTCAAACAAATAGTGTGCATACCTGCAGAAAAGGTGCATATCATGACAAATAGATTGcagaataaggaaatgaacataTCTGTGTTGTTTACTGCAAAGGCTACCAGGAGAAATTCAACAGCAATCCAGCCTCTGAAAACTCACATTGGAACATATGGGACACATTCAAGCACTAAGGCACCTCAaatcattttttccaaaaagtaTGATAAACTAATCAGACAGTCCATAATGTGTTTGACAGATCTGAGATAACAAATGCCCTTATAGGGCCTCCACTTCCAGATAGACTGGCATACCAGGAAGCATTAGTAACATAAAGTGACGACCAAAAAACCAAAGGATTCTACGTTA
It contains:
- the LOC113764881 gene encoding vacuolar sorting protein 39, which produces MVHSAYDTFQLVHNSPIKIDAIESYGSNLLLACSDGSLRIYGPEFSSSPTSDRSPTSSDFHPHELKKEAYALDRTINGFSKKPMLAMEALSSRELLLSLSESISFHRLPNLETMAVITKAKGANAYSWDDRRGFLCFARQKRVCIFRHEVGRGFIEVKEFGVPDTVKSMAWCGENICLGIRREYVILNSASGALSEVFPSGRIAPPLVVSLPTGELLLGKDNIGVFVDQNGKLLQEGRICWSEAPAVVVIQKPYAIGLLPRHVEIRSLRDPYPLIQTVVLRNVRRLLQSNSAIIVALDNSVHGLFPVPLGAQIVQLTASGNFEEALALCKLLPPEDSSLRAAKEQSIHIRYAHYLFENGCYEEAMEHFLASQVEITHVLSLYPYVVLPKSSLIPEPEKFLDVTGDASYLSRGSSGMSDDMDSPPSHLLESDENADIESKKISHNTLMALIKFLQKKRYSIIEKAAAEGTEEVVLDAVGSNFISYGSTRAKKASKGRGNVPISSVARDLAAILDTALLQALILTGQSSSAVELLKGLNYCDVKICEEFLQKWNQYVGLLELYKRNAMHREALKLLHQLVEESKSEQPRMELSQKFKPEMIIDYLKPLCGTEPMLVLEFSMLVLESCPAQTIDLFLSGNIPADLVNSYLKQHAPDMQATYLEHMLAMNENGISGSLQNEMVQIYLSEVLDWYADLNAQGKWDEKSYTPRRKKLLSALENISGYNPEVLLKRLPPDALNEERAILLGKMNQHELALSIYVHKLHVPELALAYCDRVYESGLNQQSGKPYGIYLTLLQIYLNPQKTIKNFEKRISNLVVSQSPGIPKIGPGPLAKTKGRASKKIAAIEGAEDSRISPSSTDSGRSDGDADDAVEEGASTIMLDQVLDLLSRRWDRMHGGQALKLLPKETKLQNLLPFLGPLLRKSSEAYRNFSVIKSLRESENLQVKDELYEQRKTAVKITGDSMCSLCHKKIGTSVFAVFPNGKTIVHFGCFKDSQNMKAVSKGSSARKR